One stretch of Meriones unguiculatus strain TT.TT164.6M chromosome 7, Bangor_MerUng_6.1, whole genome shotgun sequence DNA includes these proteins:
- the LOC110564369 gene encoding C-C motif chemokine 8-like — protein sequence MKFSIALLCLLLTAVIVSPEEQAGPDKASVPVSCCFVGIKRRIPFKMVQSYRRTSIQCPWEAVVFKTKNGRLICADPTENWVNSYVVLLDQKSQSLQP from the exons ATGAAGTTCTCCATAGCTCTTCTGTGCCTGCTGCTCACAGCTGTCATTGTCAGCCCAGAAGAGCAGGCTGGGCCAG ATAAGGCATCCGTCCCAGTCTCCTGCTGCTTTGTTGGAATAAAAAGGAGGATCCCCTTTAAGATGGTGCAGAGCTACAGAAGAACCAGTATCCAGTGTCCCTGGGAAGCTGTGGT CTTCAAGACCAAGAACGGTAGACTTATCTGTGCAGACCCCACAGAGAACTGGGTCAATAGTTATGTGGTGCTGCTTGACCAGAAGTCTCAATCTCTGCAGCCTTGA